A part of Melittangium boletus DSM 14713 genomic DNA contains:
- a CDS encoding vWA domain-containing protein, whose translation MLGSRLARLRLRLDALQGRVFQPEGLRGWWKGVTSPAQVELSLPTVTALDRALERVGVHTLADARLLLELGVKKGRVGELATGLGARANESLEEFERTLDAVEKMHQAGRTPPGARTALERGFVQLARVLRVADLFLSPSPATPSEALEIFARPTSSGHDQGAPSKARMAVAEFLARRARETVDDVVQKRRDLDIAHELLLRIGMEHDRERGVVLRHEVAQARERVREVPATRSMEALVEQVRLSATREPHLAWRSLKGLYDRALEAREPEIAAAARAALTPLLPSRDSLRALLESSEREELRHWFGESVPPSAEDPERARQQGSSPDELLADLAFSLRPEQRAAFELAAGCARYFDVEDVLSDEIVEVNTRKVRPVPRQVPYPTQNMTFERTGGLHDVHNFVISDPRMLVYDLAAHRQMVRAYLEDEPPPETQKKKRTAVRVYVCDASGSMHGPRARFRDALIIAELNNLRVKVRQGKPFDPLYFSFFNDTPTELSRVDTVLQATRQIEKLFHHSPAEGQTDISLALMSAFDSIRTARGRDPYLARATVVLITDGEDRVDMELIRRTRAPMDSLDIALSFVSLGEENPDLKSLVEEQRARGGRAFYHHLSDREIQWARTEFDSPWRTLLPRDVPVTPEAIDALAPHLAALEALAAGRALPAAALASEASFDALFPEPERLSSEEAREVSGPEVGERVADILDALVEAAALAPADRRATESLMLLRHLLEVYQIPPARYLATLATRGPDLHGRLTRVRLLCRPFG comes from the coding sequence GTGCTCGGCTCGCGGCTCGCTCGCTTGAGGCTCCGGTTGGACGCGCTCCAGGGGCGTGTGTTCCAGCCGGAGGGCCTCCGGGGCTGGTGGAAGGGCGTCACCTCTCCCGCGCAGGTGGAGCTCTCCCTGCCGACCGTGACGGCACTCGACCGGGCCCTGGAGCGGGTGGGGGTGCACACCCTGGCGGATGCGCGTCTGCTGCTCGAATTGGGAGTGAAGAAGGGGCGGGTCGGGGAGTTGGCCACGGGCCTGGGTGCGCGGGCGAACGAGTCCCTGGAGGAGTTCGAGCGGACGCTCGACGCGGTGGAGAAGATGCACCAGGCGGGACGGACGCCGCCCGGTGCGCGGACGGCGCTGGAGCGGGGTTTCGTCCAGCTCGCCCGGGTGCTGCGCGTGGCGGACCTGTTCCTGTCTCCCTCGCCCGCCACTCCCTCGGAGGCCCTGGAGATCTTCGCCCGGCCCACCTCGTCGGGGCATGACCAGGGCGCTCCGAGCAAGGCCCGCATGGCCGTGGCCGAATTCCTCGCCCGGCGGGCGCGCGAGACCGTGGACGACGTCGTCCAGAAACGCAGGGATCTGGATATCGCTCACGAGTTGCTCCTGCGCATCGGCATGGAACATGACCGTGAGCGCGGCGTGGTGCTGCGCCATGAGGTGGCTCAAGCCCGCGAGCGTGTTCGCGAGGTGCCCGCGACGCGCTCCATGGAGGCGCTGGTCGAGCAGGTCCGGCTGTCCGCCACGCGGGAGCCCCACCTGGCCTGGCGCTCGCTCAAGGGGCTCTATGACCGCGCCTTGGAGGCCCGCGAGCCCGAAATCGCCGCGGCGGCCCGCGCGGCGCTGACCCCCTTGCTGCCCTCCCGGGATTCCCTGCGCGCCCTCCTGGAGTCCTCCGAGCGCGAGGAGTTGAGGCACTGGTTTGGCGAGTCCGTTCCTCCCTCCGCCGAGGATCCAGAGCGCGCGCGGCAGCAGGGCTCGTCTCCGGATGAACTGCTCGCGGACCTGGCCTTCTCCCTGCGGCCCGAACAGCGCGCCGCCTTCGAGCTGGCGGCTGGTTGCGCCCGCTACTTCGACGTGGAGGACGTGCTCTCGGACGAGATCGTCGAGGTGAACACCCGCAAGGTGCGCCCGGTCCCCAGGCAGGTGCCGTATCCGACCCAGAACATGACGTTCGAGCGCACGGGCGGCCTGCACGACGTGCACAACTTCGTCATCTCCGATCCGCGCATGCTCGTCTACGACCTGGCCGCCCACCGCCAGATGGTGCGGGCCTACCTCGAGGACGAGCCGCCTCCCGAGACCCAGAAGAAGAAGCGCACCGCCGTGCGCGTCTATGTCTGCGATGCCTCGGGCTCCATGCATGGCCCCCGCGCGCGATTCCGCGACGCCCTCATCATCGCCGAACTCAACAACCTGCGCGTCAAGGTCCGTCAGGGCAAGCCCTTCGATCCGCTCTACTTCTCCTTCTTCAACGACACCCCGACCGAGCTGTCCCGCGTGGACACCGTCTTGCAAGCCACCCGGCAGATCGAGAAGCTCTTCCACCACTCGCCCGCGGAGGGCCAGACGGACATCTCCCTCGCGCTCATGTCCGCCTTCGACTCCATTCGCACCGCCCGGGGACGGGATCCCTACCTGGCGCGCGCCACCGTGGTGCTCATCACCGATGGCGAGGATCGCGTCGACATGGAGCTCATCCGCCGCACCCGCGCGCCCATGGACTCGCTCGACATCGCGCTGAGCTTCGTGTCGCTCGGCGAGGAGAACCCGGATCTCAAATCGCTCGTCGAGGAGCAGCGCGCGCGCGGGGGCCGTGCCTTCTACCACCACCTGTCCGACCGGGAGATCCAGTGGGCGCGCACCGAGTTCGACAGCCCCTGGCGGACCTTGTTGCCACGCGACGTGCCCGTCACTCCGGAGGCGATCGACGCGCTCGCGCCCCATCTGGCCGCGCTCGAGGCCCTCGCCGCCGGACGCGCGCTGCCCGCGGCGGCCCTGGCCTCGGAGGCCTCGTTCGACGCGCTCTTCCCCGAACCCGAGCGGCTTTCCAGCGAGGAGGCACGCGAGGTTTCCGGGCCCGAGGTGGGCGAGCGCGTGGCGGACATCCTCGATGCCCTCGTGGAGGCCGCCGCGCTCGCTCCCGCGGACCGCCGTGCCACCGAGAGCCTGATGCTCCTGCGCCACCTGCTCGAGGTGTACCAGATTCCCCCCGCGCGCTACCTCGCCACGCTCGCCACCCGAGGTCCAGATCTGCACGGGCGCCTCACGCGGGTGCGTCTGCTGTGCCGTCCCTTCGGGTAG
- a CDS encoding lipase family protein — protein sequence MTQRITARTAPTTTSAARSTSEAAQVEVSKASRFSSDFKSWLQENGYGHFDFAKGDVPSFGGRAQPGEKLAREPVIFIHGNADSAAGWEKSIEHFATQGYQPSEMYAMTWGPQNPLLASQQHHSRKYEEEVRGFIQAVKEYTGAEKVDVIGHSMGVTLARKAIQGGDGFDPYPGGGHYDLGAPLTGSVDTFVGIAGANQGLASCAFTGDLLPTSNRQTGLHPQSKFLEELNEETGFEGDNVYSIWSNSDQVVGVGLAQYTSPIPGQDGQKVYNTYGHMGSRDLSVETQLSMIEEHKVR from the coding sequence ATGACGCAGCGAATCACGGCCCGAACCGCCCCGACGACCACCTCCGCCGCCCGTAGCACCTCGGAGGCGGCCCAGGTGGAGGTGAGCAAGGCGTCGCGCTTCTCCTCGGACTTCAAGAGCTGGCTGCAGGAGAACGGCTACGGCCACTTCGACTTCGCCAAGGGGGACGTGCCCTCCTTTGGTGGCCGTGCCCAGCCCGGAGAGAAGCTCGCGCGCGAGCCCGTCATCTTCATCCACGGCAACGCCGACAGCGCCGCCGGGTGGGAGAAGTCCATCGAGCACTTCGCCACCCAGGGCTACCAGCCCTCGGAGATGTACGCGATGACGTGGGGACCGCAGAACCCGCTGCTCGCCAGCCAGCAGCACCACTCGCGCAAGTACGAGGAGGAGGTGCGCGGCTTCATCCAGGCGGTGAAGGAGTACACCGGCGCGGAGAAGGTGGATGTCATCGGCCACTCCATGGGCGTCACGCTGGCACGCAAGGCCATCCAGGGTGGTGACGGCTTCGATCCCTATCCGGGCGGTGGCCACTACGACCTGGGCGCGCCGCTGACGGGCAGCGTGGACACCTTCGTGGGCATCGCCGGCGCCAATCAGGGACTCGCCTCCTGCGCCTTCACGGGAGACCTGCTGCCCACGTCCAACCGGCAGACGGGCCTGCACCCCCAGTCCAAGTTCCTCGAGGAGCTCAACGAGGAGACGGGCTTCGAGGGAGACAACGTCTACAGCATCTGGTCGAACTCGGATCAGGTGGTGGGCGTGGGGCTCGCGCAGTACACCTCGCCCATCCCCGGGCAGGACGGCCAGAAGGTCTACAACACCTACGGCCACATGGGCTCGCGCGACCTGAGCGTGGAGACCCAGCTCTCCATGATCGAGGAGCACAAGGTCCGCTGA
- the dhaL gene encoding dihydroxyacetone kinase subunit DhaL gives MKKLVNDPRAVVGEMLEGLIALHPGQALLEGENVILRSDIPEEPAQRQVAIISGGGSGHEPAHAGYVGAGMLHAAVAGDVFTSPSTDAVLAAIRTVSGPAGALLVVKNYTGDRLNFGLAAELARAEGIPVETVVVADDVALRDTVETSRRRGIAGTVWIHKVAGAASAAGAPLAQVTREAAEAALLLGTMGVGLGACTVPAAGRPGFTLGEGEMELGLGIHGEQGVRRVPVQSADEVVNTLLSAILEDQRLGAGDRVALLVNGLGGTPTQELAIIARRALALLRERGLHVERAWSGAFLTALEMPGCSLSLLKVDDARLQRLDAPASAPAWPGSGRLAPARRISSAPTTAPGPSATETRTQGMERFPEAVLAVAQALEAAEARLTELDAAAGDGDLGISLARGAAAMRALPETSWASPARALTALGEALRRSIGGSSGPFYATALLRAARRLGDTSPDARAWAEAFRAGVDAVAELGGARPGDRTMLDALHPAAEAFSRALQDGKPLTEAWAETVQAAREGTEATSRMTPRLGRASYLGARAVGLPDAGAEAVTVWLGALTPFIR, from the coding sequence GTGAAGAAGCTCGTCAATGATCCCCGCGCGGTCGTGGGAGAGATGCTCGAAGGACTCATCGCGCTGCACCCCGGACAGGCCCTGCTGGAGGGGGAGAACGTCATCCTCCGCTCCGACATCCCCGAGGAGCCCGCCCAGCGCCAGGTCGCCATCATCTCCGGAGGAGGCAGCGGGCACGAGCCGGCACACGCGGGCTACGTGGGCGCCGGCATGTTGCACGCCGCCGTCGCCGGGGATGTCTTCACCTCGCCCAGCACCGATGCCGTGCTCGCCGCGATCCGCACCGTCTCCGGGCCCGCGGGTGCGCTGCTCGTGGTGAAGAACTACACCGGGGATCGGCTCAACTTCGGCCTCGCCGCCGAGTTGGCCCGGGCCGAGGGCATTCCCGTCGAAACGGTCGTCGTGGCCGATGACGTGGCCCTGCGCGACACCGTGGAGACCTCGCGGCGCCGGGGCATCGCGGGCACCGTCTGGATTCACAAGGTGGCGGGCGCCGCTTCCGCCGCCGGAGCCCCGCTCGCCCAGGTGACCCGGGAGGCCGCCGAGGCCGCCCTCCTGCTCGGCACCATGGGGGTGGGACTTGGCGCCTGTACCGTCCCCGCCGCGGGCCGTCCGGGCTTCACCCTGGGCGAGGGCGAGATGGAGCTGGGGCTCGGCATCCACGGAGAACAGGGCGTGCGGCGCGTGCCCGTCCAGTCCGCCGATGAGGTCGTGAACACCCTGCTCTCGGCCATCCTCGAGGACCAGCGGCTGGGCGCGGGCGACCGCGTGGCCCTGCTCGTCAATGGCCTGGGAGGCACCCCCACCCAGGAGCTGGCGATCATCGCCCGCCGGGCCCTGGCCCTGTTGCGCGAGCGGGGACTCCACGTGGAGCGGGCCTGGAGCGGCGCGTTCCTGACGGCCCTGGAGATGCCGGGCTGCTCCTTGTCCCTGTTGAAGGTGGACGACGCGCGGCTGCAACGGCTCGACGCACCGGCCTCCGCCCCCGCCTGGCCCGGCAGCGGACGGCTCGCGCCAGCACGTCGGATTTCCTCCGCGCCCACCACCGCGCCAGGGCCTTCCGCCACGGAGACTCGAACCCAGGGCATGGAGCGTTTCCCCGAAGCCGTTCTCGCGGTCGCCCAGGCGCTCGAGGCCGCCGAGGCCCGTCTGACGGAGCTCGATGCGGCGGCGGGCGATGGAGACCTCGGCATCAGCCTGGCGCGAGGCGCGGCGGCGATGCGGGCCCTGCCCGAGACGTCCTGGGCGAGTCCCGCGCGGGCCCTGACGGCGCTCGGAGAGGCCCTGCGCCGGAGTATCGGTGGCAGTTCGGGACCGTTCTACGCCACCGCCCTGCTGCGCGCCGCCCGCCGCCTGGGCGACACCTCACCGGACGCCCGCGCCTGGGCCGAGGCCTTTCGCGCGGGAGTCGACGCGGTGGCGGAGCTCGGCGGGGCCCGTCCGGGAGATCGCACCATGCTCGATGCCCTGCACCCGGCCGCGGAGGCCTTCTCGCGAGCCCTCCAGGACGGCAAGCCGCTCACCGAGGCGTGGGCGGAGACGGTCCAGGCGGCCCGGGAAGGCACCGAGGCCACGAGCCGGATGACGCCGCGGCTGGGACGCGCCAGCTACCTCGGAGCGCGTGCCGTGGGCCTGCCCGATGCTGGGGCGGAGGCGGTCACCGTCTGGCTCGGGGCGCTCACGCCGTTCATCCGGTAG
- a CDS encoding pentapeptide repeat-containing protein — protein sequence MARLKNVVFRDKEIRNERLELTDKGSLYFLSTNLTLRNCTVVLKVSAKNLIIKQAQFINCTFDVKQELVNHQEWIYAQLKGCRFKGRLSGCEFGHWPDYASDSGTGSIEDCDFSEAQLDGCRFHGCDMRTIKLPRWPCFTILDPIRRSQELMGKPWPGTVGPVTISMHATEPPSTVAVTWSASVLAKECRTTPEAIKAVLETCEGIFY from the coding sequence ATGGCGCGGCTCAAGAACGTCGTTTTCAGGGATAAGGAAATTCGAAACGAGCGGTTGGAACTGACGGACAAAGGCTCGCTCTATTTCCTGAGTACCAATCTGACGTTGCGGAATTGTACCGTCGTCCTGAAGGTGTCCGCGAAGAATTTGATCATCAAGCAAGCCCAATTCATCAACTGTACCTTCGACGTGAAACAGGAGTTGGTGAACCATCAAGAGTGGATATATGCCCAGCTCAAGGGGTGCCGGTTCAAAGGGCGCTTGTCGGGCTGTGAGTTCGGCCATTGGCCTGACTACGCCAGCGATTCGGGCACTGGCTCCATCGAGGATTGCGACTTCAGCGAGGCTCAACTGGATGGTTGCCGCTTCCATGGTTGCGACATGCGGACCATCAAGCTTCCCCGGTGGCCCTGTTTCACCATCCTGGATCCCATCCGCCGAAGTCAGGAACTGATGGGCAAGCCATGGCCAGGGACCGTGGGACCCGTCACCATTTCGATGCATGCCACTGAGCCTCCCTCCACTGTGGCGGTGACCTGGTCGGCCTCGGTTCTGGCCAAGGAGTGTAGAACGACACCGGAAGCCATCAAGGCTGTCCTCGAAACCTGCGAGGGCATCTTTTATTGA
- a CDS encoding restriction endonuclease fold toxin 5 domain-containing protein yields the protein MDEAEDWDGEGAGGPDGVGDGRPYQVPFSVDYFQGFLVQAGVPSTAMPGDGRTLSPRRALELLPHLLSTPVTLSNFGPRRMAAHLLLEVATGGVPVSRDELHARMRRFSRLLVVRPDGYLVKPTTGAAVQKAGEVALADDGTLRAGRFEVGPFYAVVGGRLFPVDDTLNVPHEARPSGIYEPDDGVVLPVAEGAVLAVVDMVEGLYRLVFHTGETLEGLAQLPGAVRAMYENAPRLWEEFRQKPYAERVRTVSRLATGAVLMVGSSGAGAAKAASWGGRLGRMSVPLLSLSGDGLLAVRLVAVPVGGAVAVAGSALIATYVLHMANVGAQGSGGGGWPPVGGPGQWVEDTSSMSEQARAYQAQVTGAPKRWAYRVCRGTDCVDYDGFDPKTGSLLEAKALGYDKWFDQELKTRFKYEGADSMIKQARRHTGLAGVFRVRWHVAEPRMVAVLKKLFKENNIEGIEIVHTPLLPEGRHL from the coding sequence GTGGACGAAGCGGAGGATTGGGACGGGGAGGGGGCCGGCGGACCGGATGGGGTGGGCGACGGCCGTCCCTACCAGGTGCCCTTCAGTGTGGACTACTTCCAGGGCTTCCTCGTGCAGGCCGGAGTGCCCTCTACTGCAATGCCAGGGGATGGGCGCACGCTGTCTCCTCGGCGGGCACTGGAATTGCTGCCGCACCTGTTGTCCACGCCGGTGACGCTGAGCAACTTCGGTCCAAGGCGCATGGCGGCGCACCTGCTCTTGGAGGTGGCCACGGGCGGAGTTCCGGTGTCACGGGACGAACTGCATGCTCGCATGCGGCGTTTCTCACGCTTGCTGGTGGTGCGTCCGGACGGCTACCTCGTGAAGCCCACCACGGGCGCAGCTGTCCAGAAGGCGGGTGAGGTGGCGCTGGCGGATGACGGCACCCTACGAGCCGGTCGCTTCGAGGTGGGGCCCTTCTACGCGGTTGTCGGTGGGCGTCTCTTCCCTGTCGATGACACGCTCAATGTTCCGCACGAGGCGCGTCCGTCTGGCATCTACGAGCCGGATGACGGAGTGGTGCTGCCGGTGGCGGAGGGGGCCGTGCTGGCGGTGGTGGACATGGTGGAGGGACTCTACCGGCTCGTCTTCCACACGGGGGAGACGCTGGAGGGGCTGGCTCAGCTTCCGGGCGCCGTGCGGGCGATGTACGAGAACGCGCCGCGTCTCTGGGAAGAGTTTCGCCAGAAGCCCTACGCGGAGCGGGTTCGCACCGTCTCGCGGCTCGCCACGGGCGCGGTGCTGATGGTCGGCTCCTCGGGGGCGGGGGCCGCGAAGGCGGCGTCCTGGGGCGGGAGGTTGGGACGCATGTCCGTGCCCTTGCTGTCGCTCTCGGGTGATGGCCTCCTGGCGGTGCGGTTGGTGGCCGTACCGGTGGGTGGTGCCGTCGCTGTGGCTGGTAGCGCGCTGATCGCCACCTACGTGCTTCACATGGCCAACGTAGGGGCCCAGGGCTCCGGTGGTGGTGGGTGGCCTCCGGTGGGCGGTCCGGGACAGTGGGTGGAGGATACCTCCAGCATGTCCGAGCAGGCCCGCGCCTACCAGGCTCAGGTGACGGGTGCACCCAAGCGGTGGGCCTACAGAGTCTGTCGAGGAACCGATTGTGTGGACTACGATGGATTCGACCCCAAAACGGGTTCGCTGCTCGAAGCCAAGGCTCTTGGATACGACAAGTGGTTCGACCAGGAACTCAAGACCCGATTCAAATACGAGGGCGCGGATAGCATGATAAAACAAGCACGTCGGCATACTGGATTGGCCGGAGTGTTCCGGGTTCGCTGGCACGTCGCGGAGCCTCGAATGGTTGCCGTCCTCAAGAAGCTGTTCAAGGAAAACAACATCGAGGGCATCGAGATCGTGCATACGCCGCTGCTTCCCGAGGGCCGTCACTTATGA
- a CDS encoding immunity 52 family protein has translation MREAYYAGTYWGRRQESAEECARRAETFFHLLAECHPSYTQWYEKTNSKKRGLQLGFEPTHETFVRFFGKKKYQSGADGFYFGAWTGHEEEDQGGAVTLFCGSHGDGSSNHVLLYFPVEEPGSERMLTTSVLAGVMRAMALAWEPDWGVIVSGDFRDALSEQGSAGTFMGWVTYFSRQWGLVPALPEPVRVEPVADKGTLVILTPERLSGRNSEHLALGRRVQSLLEERGLLKRVVEPRPIHGA, from the coding sequence ATGAGAGAGGCCTACTACGCAGGCACCTATTGGGGGCGTCGTCAGGAGTCGGCCGAGGAGTGCGCCCGGCGGGCAGAGACCTTCTTCCATCTGCTGGCGGAATGTCACCCGAGCTATACCCAGTGGTACGAGAAGACGAATTCGAAGAAGAGGGGACTCCAACTCGGGTTCGAGCCCACGCACGAGACCTTCGTGCGCTTCTTCGGCAAAAAAAAGTATCAGAGCGGCGCGGACGGCTTTTACTTCGGCGCCTGGACGGGACACGAGGAAGAGGACCAGGGGGGAGCCGTCACCCTCTTCTGTGGCTCACACGGTGACGGCTCCTCGAACCACGTGCTTCTCTATTTTCCGGTAGAGGAGCCGGGCAGTGAGCGAATGCTCACAACATCTGTGCTCGCCGGGGTGATGCGGGCCATGGCGCTCGCGTGGGAACCGGACTGGGGCGTCATCGTCTCTGGAGACTTCCGGGACGCCCTTTCAGAACAAGGCTCGGCCGGGACTTTCATGGGGTGGGTGACGTACTTCTCGCGCCAATGGGGCTTGGTGCCAGCTCTCCCGGAGCCCGTGCGCGTGGAGCCGGTAGCGGATAAGGGGACGCTCGTTATTCTCACCCCTGAGCGCCTCAGTGGAAGGAACTCCGAGCACCTCGCTCTGGGTCGCCGCGTCCAGTCATTGCTGGAGGAGCGCGGTCTGCTCAAGAGGGTCGTCGAGCCGCGGCCCATTCACGGGGCATGA
- a CDS encoding DUF2381 family protein has protein sequence MSLPAFPLMLVFSVFQGLLPLGTMDCTEMQHIELSRMSDKPTEVCVSPHLLTGFSFDAPVSVEVQDEIRFEEVARGRTSIHVLPPKDLTAGERLRLSVTYLEGKSQETFFLVLVGSSGRSTRQVEVFRDQRTRESLEIEIKLERTKNQKLQDELVQLRREFKQLQTSTQDPRRLTRLISSNSMFIEGIRTQRVKLTGLKTQPGEISSQRVASYRSRHRFAIEVALESLHPQPWLVVTVEAWDENGQRAEFASIWQAAPLQMKETQVIVVEAEMEETSTWPKGTITLRLREEGPRDIIVSNIPCP, from the coding sequence ATGAGCCTGCCAGCGTTCCCCTTGATGCTCGTGTTCTCCGTCTTTCAAGGATTGCTCCCGCTCGGGACAATGGATTGCACGGAGATGCAGCACATCGAACTGTCACGCATGTCCGACAAACCGACCGAGGTTTGCGTTAGCCCTCACCTCCTGACCGGATTCTCCTTCGATGCACCGGTGTCGGTGGAGGTGCAGGACGAAATACGGTTCGAAGAGGTTGCTCGCGGCCGGACGAGCATTCATGTCCTGCCCCCCAAGGATCTGACCGCGGGCGAACGCCTTCGCTTGTCCGTGACCTATCTGGAGGGAAAATCCCAGGAGACATTCTTCTTGGTGCTGGTGGGCTCATCGGGCCGATCCACCCGACAGGTGGAAGTGTTCCGCGACCAGCGGACCCGCGAATCCCTTGAGATCGAAATCAAGCTGGAGCGAACGAAAAACCAAAAGCTCCAAGATGAACTGGTTCAACTGCGACGAGAGTTCAAACAGCTTCAGACGAGCACCCAGGATCCTCGGCGGCTTACTAGACTGATCTCCAGCAACTCGATGTTTATCGAGGGAATCAGAACGCAGAGAGTCAAGCTGACCGGCCTGAAAACACAACCCGGTGAGATTTCGTCACAGCGAGTCGCCAGTTACCGCTCACGACATCGGTTCGCTATCGAGGTCGCATTGGAGAGTCTCCATCCCCAACCCTGGTTGGTCGTAACGGTCGAGGCCTGGGATGAAAACGGTCAGCGCGCGGAGTTCGCGTCCATATGGCAGGCAGCCCCCCTCCAGATGAAAGAGACCCAAGTGATCGTTGTCGAAGCCGAAATGGAAGAGACCTCCACATGGCCCAAGGGGACGATCACGTTGCGTCTGCGAGAAGAGGGCCCTCGTGACATCATCGTCTCGAACATTCCGTGCCCTTGA
- a CDS encoding serine/threonine protein kinase codes for MRDGRGDAGEEWLGLNLAPGTQVAGFLIEGRLATGSFGALYQARRGERRYAIKLVPKDERGEREVDALRRVQALPVVGFHGYGLWPDESPRFIVLALELVDGQELDVWARDFNPDSHELLVQVMRPLVDRLGQVHAAGVVHRDVKESNIVIRHQDGHPVLVDFGAAGYEGAPRLTQRLPPGTPEYRSPELLRFAREWAGEPPPDRPGDDLWALGVTFYALLTRTLPFGDRHGPLVRNILEQAPEPPHVRNPRVPRAVSDICLRMLEKAPEARYPDALALARALEDALALADDAWGVRLFPGERRERTSEPEPPAPSAPARGRKGFVALAISGALALGLALSFRGMTPEVAPETPRMTLAARSPTPRADSRQEMAPDRMTGEVGFNAGLRKSPTPAPVATATLPMEEPMRPSSKSRSMLPVVAAATCVASACVSGPRSGPPPEAPCPEGSLEAHKRYRLPDWDGLDVQLGKHRNAAGEIIPNSFPVPARNGPIDGWLIKPRGGLPFDTTFTGELIVRKEYVYGRFTRARLPDGTEFPVCLEFRENVAETIAAIGGTPDNFKVAASIVAMIRTSFSHRNKFYP; via the coding sequence ATGCGCGATGGACGTGGAGATGCAGGGGAGGAGTGGCTCGGGTTGAACCTCGCCCCGGGGACCCAGGTGGCCGGCTTCCTCATCGAGGGACGGCTGGCCACCGGGAGCTTCGGCGCCCTCTACCAGGCCCGGCGCGGCGAGCGGCGCTACGCCATCAAGCTCGTGCCCAAGGATGAACGCGGTGAGCGCGAGGTGGATGCGCTGCGGCGGGTGCAGGCCCTGCCCGTGGTGGGCTTCCATGGCTATGGCCTGTGGCCCGACGAGTCCCCGCGCTTCATCGTGCTCGCCCTGGAGCTCGTGGACGGCCAGGAGCTGGACGTGTGGGCGCGGGACTTCAACCCGGACTCGCACGAGCTGCTCGTCCAGGTGATGCGGCCGCTCGTGGACAGGCTCGGCCAGGTGCATGCCGCGGGCGTGGTGCACCGGGACGTGAAGGAGTCCAACATCGTCATCCGCCACCAGGATGGACACCCGGTGCTGGTGGACTTCGGAGCGGCCGGCTACGAGGGCGCGCCACGGCTGACCCAGCGGCTGCCCCCGGGCACGCCGGAGTACCGCAGCCCGGAGCTCCTGCGCTTCGCCCGCGAATGGGCGGGAGAGCCACCCCCGGACCGCCCCGGAGATGACCTGTGGGCGCTGGGCGTCACCTTCTACGCGCTGCTCACCAGGACGCTGCCCTTCGGAGACCGCCACGGACCCCTGGTGCGCAACATCCTCGAGCAGGCGCCCGAACCGCCCCACGTGCGCAACCCACGCGTGCCCCGCGCGGTGAGCGACATCTGCCTGCGCATGCTGGAGAAGGCGCCCGAGGCGCGCTACCCCGACGCCCTCGCGCTCGCGCGAGCCCTGGAGGATGCCCTCGCCCTGGCCGATGACGCATGGGGCGTGCGGCTGTTCCCCGGAGAGCGGAGGGAGAGGACTTCCGAGCCGGAGCCCCCGGCGCCCTCCGCCCCCGCGCGCGGGCGGAAAGGCTTCGTGGCCCTGGCGATCTCCGGGGCACTGGCGCTGGGACTGGCGCTCTCCTTTCGAGGGATGACCCCGGAAGTCGCCCCGGAAACCCCACGTATGACGTTGGCTGCCCGATCACCAACGCCACGGGCCGATTCTCGCCAGGAAATGGCACCCGACCGCATGACGGGAGAAGTTGGGTTCAACGCGGGACTTCGGAAGTCACCCACCCCCGCGCCCGTCGCCACCGCGACGCTCCCAATGGAAGAACCCATGCGTCCCTCCTCCAAGAGCCGTTCGATGCTCCCCGTTGTCGCCGCCGCCACATGCGTGGCCTCCGCCTGCGTGAGTGGGCCAAGGTCTGGCCCTCCTCCCGAAGCCCCCTGCCCCGAAGGCAGCCTGGAGGCGCATAAGCGCTACCGACTCCCAGACTGGGATGGCCTCGATGTGCAATTGGGCAAACACCGCAATGCCGCTGGAGAAATCATCCCCAATTCTTTTCCCGTGCCGGCTAGAAATGGGCCTATCGACGGCTGGCTTATCAAGCCTCGTGGCGGACTGCCGTTTGACACGACCTTCACGGGGGAACTCATTGTCCGGAAGGAGTATGTGTATGGACGCTTCACTCGGGCGCGCCTCCCCGATGGAACGGAGTTCCCCGTGTGCCTGGAGTTCAGGGAGAACGTAGCTGAAACCATCGCGGCGATTGGCGGTACTCCTGACAACTTCAAGGTCGCCGCGAGCATCGTCGCCATGATCCGGACGTCGTTCAGTCACCGCAACAAATTTTATCCGTAG